The following proteins are encoded in a genomic region of Stutzerimonas balearica DSM 6083:
- a CDS encoding copper resistance system multicopper oxidase: MHANQSRRTFVKSLAAGGAVAGLGLWRQPVWALTSPGQPTVLSGTEFDLTIDSMSVDFTGKRRTAMAINGSIPGPLLRWREGDTVTLRVRNRLPHDTSIHWHGILLPANMDGVPGFSFAGIAPDGMYEYRFKVKQSGTYWYHSHSAFQEQLGVYGPLIIDPEEPEPFAYDRDYVVFLSDWTDESPARVLAKLKKRSDYYNQGRRTLGDFIDDVADNGWTDTISERWAWAKMNMSPTDLADISGATYTYLLNGQAPDGNWTGLFQPGERIRLRLINGSAMSYFDFRIPGLKLTVVAADGQNVEPVQVDEVRLAVAETLDVIVEPDGSQDAYTLFAQSMDRSGFARGTLAVRDGLQAPVPEPDPRPELTMEDMGHGDHSAHGQAAAPAQSDDPHAGHGGMSHGAMNQGQMDHAAMGHGSSGSGMQAHPASETDNPLVDMQTMMPVPKLDDPGIGLRDNGRRVLTYADLRSTFADPDGREPSRTIELHLTGHMERFAWSFDGIPFADAEPIRLKYGERVRFVLVNDTMMHHPIHLHGLWSDLEDEHGNFQVRKHTIDMPPGSKRSYRVTADALGRWAYHCHMLMHMDLGMFREVRVEE, from the coding sequence ATGCACGCCAACCAATCCCGGCGCACCTTCGTCAAAAGCCTGGCTGCCGGCGGTGCCGTCGCCGGCCTCGGGCTGTGGCGCCAGCCCGTCTGGGCGCTGACCAGCCCAGGTCAGCCGACGGTGCTCAGCGGCACCGAGTTCGACCTTACCATCGACTCCATGAGCGTGGACTTCACCGGCAAGCGCCGCACCGCCATGGCCATCAACGGCAGCATTCCCGGCCCGCTGCTGCGCTGGCGCGAGGGCGATACCGTGACCCTGCGCGTGCGCAACCGGCTGCCCCACGACACCTCGATCCACTGGCACGGCATCCTGCTGCCGGCCAACATGGACGGCGTGCCCGGCTTCAGCTTCGCCGGCATCGCCCCGGACGGCATGTACGAATACCGCTTCAAGGTCAAACAGAGCGGCACCTACTGGTACCACAGCCATTCGGCGTTCCAGGAGCAACTCGGCGTCTACGGCCCGCTGATCATCGACCCAGAGGAGCCGGAGCCGTTCGCCTACGACCGCGACTACGTGGTGTTCCTCTCCGACTGGACCGACGAAAGCCCGGCACGGGTACTGGCCAAGCTGAAGAAGCGCTCGGACTACTACAACCAGGGCCGGCGCACGCTTGGCGATTTCATCGACGATGTCGCCGACAACGGCTGGACCGACACCATCAGCGAACGCTGGGCCTGGGCGAAGATGAACATGTCGCCGACGGATCTGGCCGATATCAGCGGCGCCACCTACACCTACCTGCTCAACGGCCAGGCACCGGACGGCAACTGGACCGGCCTGTTCCAGCCAGGCGAGCGCATCCGCCTGCGGCTGATCAACGGCTCGGCGATGAGCTACTTCGACTTCCGCATCCCCGGCCTCAAGCTCACCGTGGTCGCCGCGGACGGGCAGAACGTCGAACCGGTGCAGGTGGACGAAGTGCGCCTGGCCGTGGCGGAAACCCTCGACGTGATCGTCGAGCCGGACGGCAGCCAGGACGCCTACACCCTGTTCGCCCAGTCCATGGACCGTAGCGGCTTTGCCCGCGGCACCCTGGCCGTGCGTGATGGTTTGCAGGCGCCGGTTCCCGAGCCCGATCCGCGCCCCGAACTGACCATGGAAGACATGGGCCATGGCGATCATTCCGCCCATGGCCAGGCGGCTGCGCCTGCGCAGAGTGACGATCCTCACGCCGGACACGGCGGCATGAGTCACGGCGCGATGAATCAGGGCCAGATGGACCACGCCGCCATGGGCCACGGCTCGTCCGGCAGTGGCATGCAGGCGCATCCGGCCAGCGAAACCGATAATCCGCTGGTGGACATGCAGACCATGATGCCGGTGCCCAAACTGGACGATCCCGGTATCGGCCTGCGCGACAACGGCCGGCGCGTGCTGACCTATGCCGACCTGCGCAGCACCTTCGCTGACCCGGATGGCCGCGAGCCGAGCCGCACCATCGAACTGCACCTGACCGGCCACATGGAGCGCTTCGCCTGGTCGTTCGACGGCATTCCCTTCGCCGACGCCGAACCGATCCGCCTCAAGTACGGCGAGCGGGTGCGCTTCGTGCTGGTCAACGACACCATGATGCACCACCCCATTCACCTCCACGGGCTGTGGAGCGACCTGGAGGACGAGCACGGCAACTTCCAGGTGCGCAAGCACACCATCGACATGCCGCCGGGCTCCAAACGCAGCTACCGCGTCACCGCCGACGCCCTCGGGCGCTGGGCCTATCACTGCCACATGCTGATGCACATGGACCTCGGAATGTTCCGTGAAGTCCGCGTAGAAGAATGA